The Methanosarcina barkeri MS DNA window GCTGCAGAAAGCAAAGACTTTAAAGTTAAATGCTGCCCACTTGAACTGATTTTCTGCATTGAATCCGCAGCTATTGCAAGAAAGCCTATTTTTTCCTTAAAAGTACTTTTTCCATTAAAGAGCATTACTGTTTCCTGCTCACAAGAAATGCGACAGGGCCACGAACCCACAGATAGGTCAAATCCGTGTCTTAAAGGCTCAAGGACATGAGAAAGCAAATCCATATCCTGTATGCATTCCGGATAGATAAGAACCACAAGTTCAGAATCAAGAGATGCCTTGTAGAGGACATCAAGTAATGCCTCCTCCCCACTGGAAACAGGAACAACTCGTGCCCCTCCCAAAGCAGCTACTTCCATAGTTCGATCGGTAGAGCCTTCATCAAGAACGAGTACACGGTCCGCGTAACTTGCCGCAATCAAGACTTTGCTTCCAATTGAAGTTTCCTCGTTCTGAGCTGGAATTAAGACGGTAAATTCATGCCTGAGCAACCTATCGGGAAGTTGAGATGACGAAGATACTATGCTAATAGGATCAGAGATTAGAGAATTAAGACCAAGAGTAAGGGCTGAAAACAAACCCAATCCACCCCCTTATACATATGCATATGCTATAACCCCCTTTATCTGTATAAGTGGAAAAATATTAAAGGCTATCATACTAAAAATTGTTGTAGTAATATATATATAAGGTTAACATTTAACAAAGATATTCGCGTAAAAATATTAATAAGGAAAAATTATCCTTACAAATGATCTCTATGAACAAAAATAAAAGAAATTAATTGACTGGCTAAGACCTCCTCATACAATCAATAGTAGACAAACCGTAATTTATATAAGTAAAAAGATATAAAAATATAAAAATATATGATTTATTCATATAAATAGTAGATTTATAGACAAATTGAGCAAATTTTTACTGAACTGGTTTTTTAAATAGAATATTTTTCTATTTTTTTGAAAAAATGATTTTGAAGATGTAAGACTAACGAAAATAAAATCGAAGAATGATTCAAATAGAAAAGAACAAAGCTTGCCACTGAAATAATTATTGAAATAAGCATTAATGTATTGTTAAGGCAATTTCACAAGTCTAGCAAGGGTTTGAAGTGTATTGAGAGAGATAATTTCATACGGTATAAAGGTGTTTGATGCTTCCCTGCAAACTATAATTCCTAATATCGGATAAGCCGAAACTTAGTGAGCAACTTTCTAGAAGGCAGCTACCAGAAATACTAAGGATGGAAGATACTGAACAACTCAAATATCAGCAGGCAAAATGAGCAAAATAGTACAATAGTGAGAAAAACTAGAAAAAATATTAGTTAGATGCCAAAACATACATCACAATAATTTTTATGTATCAAGAGGCAAACATTACATAATAATGATGACTGAAGAACCTTTACATATCGACACGGCGATAAAATATTTCTGATTATTCCGTTATTAGTATGGCAAATCTAATAATTAATAGAATAATTTATCTTTTTTTAGATAACTAAAATGAAACATTTTTTATAAAAGATGACAGAATATGGAAAAACCTGTACTGGAGAGATAGAAGACAAAATATTATAACAGTTAGGATTTGAAAGATATAAGATATCTGTGAAAAATATATATTCGGGGTTTCCGTGGGGACGAGATTGATATGACAGAATCATCGAGATAGGTTCCTAAATAAAAATAACAAAAATAGAGTGGACCAAATATTTAATAAAGTTAAAGATCCAAGAAGTATGGTTAAGGGGGATACTTTGATCAAAAAAGTGAAACAAGACAAAGAGCTGTGGTAGCTGTTTACAAAAATGCGGGTCTCAGCTATGATTCCACTTTCGGATACCATGATTGTTTCAGGTTCAGGAATGGAATGCACCATCCTTTCAGTCCATATAACCTTAACACAAGAAAAAAATTGATATCCTTGAAATCTCACTGAGCATAATGGATACCACTCTTTTCAACCAGATGCATCTCTACTTCAATCAAGTATGGAAGCTTATGGAAAAACTCATTGATACAGTTGAATTTCATAGAGGCGTACTTGCGGTTCTCTGGCAATACATATATGCAAGGGGATTCCTGGAATTTTACAAAAAATTTTTCAGTGCTGCACTGAAAAGGTTGCCTGGAACATCGGGAACTGAAGTATACAGATGGTGGAAGAATAATATAGAAGTTAAAGCAGGCTGAAATGAGAAAGGAAAAGGACATGAAAGGGGAGAAAAAGTCCGTAAAAAGTCATTTGGAATTACAACAAAGAATATTTTGTGTTGAAAAAATAAGTTATAAAAATTATTATGTTGTGGGGTTGTATGGAAACTGCAAAAGGGTACGTGGAGAGAGTTACAACAAATCTTGATGTGATTCTCAGCGTCATGGGATTCGGTTTAGGATTATTAATTATCTCTTTGTACTACATCATCGACCTGAACCAGAAAGATATTGGAATTGCCATTCTTTCCTCCTGTTTGATCTACTTTATATTTAGAAATAAATTTAAGAGTGAGACCGCAATATCTTCCCGAGAAGACAAATTTAAAAGTATACTGGAAATCTCGTTTTATCTCATTTTTCTGGCATGCGTTTTCATATATAGCACAAATCTGTACTACAGACCGATATCTTCCTTTATATTGATATGTATCCTTGCAGCCATTATCGCCTCCCAGATTCTTTATGTTAGAGAAGGAGACGGAGTTACCTCTTTATTATTGCAGATATTCCTGCTATCAATTCTTATCAGAGTTGGAATTTTTTATAATTTTCCAAGTCTAATGGGATATGATGCTTATTTCCATGCCAGTATGGCAAGGGCAATTACTGATACCGGATTTGTTGCTCCGATTGAAACAAGCAGTAAGTACTTCTACTACCCACTTTTTCATATTTTTGTTTCAATTATTCAGGTAATGAGCGAAACCGACATCAAAGACGCAATATTTTATTCCATAGGGTTTGCCAGTGTTTTCAGTACTGTAGGCATTTATCTAATAGGAAAGAAACTTGAAGGCGTTCAAATGGGGCTGCTGGCAACTTTACTGATAAACTTAAATAATCATAATATCGTCGCAGGCATTACGAATATAACTCCTGGTTCTCTTGTTCTTTGCTATTTTATATTCATTATATACGCGATCTTTAGCGAGAAACAGAGCTTGAGGTATACAGGATTTATCCTGTTAATTACTGTTCTAATGGTTCTGACCCATCAGTTGACAACTTTTGTGGTATTTCTTTCTTTAGTCTCAATTTGTGCAGGCAAATATCTGCACAATCATGTATACAAAAGTCTTTTCGCGAAAACAAACAATTTTAATTATATCCTCTTCTTTGTTATTAGTTTACAAACATACTGGATGTTTACGTATGTTAACTCAAATACCTCGTTTCTTGAAATGGTTCTCAGTCCTCTAATGGATGTCCTTCAAATCGGATCAAGCTACTCAAGTGCTGAACTTATTATGGGTCCCTTAAATAATCAGGAAACACTGGAAACGCTCTTACTCCATATAAGCTATCTTGCTCTACCTTTTTTCGCAATAGGAGGGGTATTAGCATGGCTTTCTCGCGAAAATATCAAAAAAGTCAATAAGTTTTCTATTGCTTTAGTTGTTATAATACTGTACGGTCTTGCCTATGGAATTCCTTTACTTGGAATGAGGAATTTCCTTACAAGCCGATGGTTCCCACTGATAGCAGTGTTCCTGGTACTTGTATCCGCCTCATATATGTTGAAATTGGTAAGTCTCCTTGACTCAAAAAAAGCAAAGATCCCTGTGATGTTCACAATTATTCTTCTATTTTCGTTTGTAATGGTTACAACCCCAGGCATAAATAAAGACAACCCACTTGTGGCAAAGGACACAACCGTAAGAAACCAGTTTAAAAGTATTGAAATCGAGGCCATTAAAACAGTAACCGTAAAGTGCTCTGGTAATATTTTGATGGATTCCCCATATGACAGTTGTCTTTTTTACAGGGACAGAGCATATGATACCAGGAACGCAACATATTTTAACATTCAGCATATACAGACTGGAGAGATTGATGGCGATCCTACGATTTTGCTGAGAAAATCAACTGTTAAAGAACCTATCTCTATCAATGATCCTGAACGCTATGGAATAAATATTATCCAGACATTGCCAGAGGGATTTTTCAACAGATTCAACGCACATGATTATGCCCGAGTATATGATAACGACGAGGTATTTGCTTACACAAAGGAAGGAAAAACGACCCGAAACTGAGAACCCAAGATAATCTTCGTTACTTATTGCGGAATGGAAAAAAGCCCACATGCTGGGATTTATGTTTTAAAGTTGGAAATAATTATGTCAAACTTTATCGGTAATGTGTTAAAACTTGTATCAGGAAGTGTTGCTGCACAGATTCTGGGTATACTTCTTGTACCAATAGTCACTAGGATTTACAGCCCTGACGATATGGGAGTCTTTCAGCTTTTTGTGGCAGTATCAGGCATACTGGTAATTTTCTCTACTTTTTCATATCAGTTTGCTATTATGTTACCAAAATCCGAAGAGGATTCCGCAAATGTGTTTTTCCTTTCCTCTATTTTAGTCACTTTTATATCCATACTCATAGCTGTAGCAGTGATAATCTTTCCAGAGGATATTGAGCATATTATTGAGTATATATTTCATACGAAAGGATCCTCAAAATATTTAATATATCTTCCTGCAATAGTATTCTTCAATGGCCTTTTTTTCGTGCAGAATTACTGGCTTTCAAGAAAACTACGTTTTGGAGTTATTGCAGGATCCAGAGTGTTAAATGCTTTATCGGCCAAAGTGCTTCAGTTAATTCCTTTCTGGACTGCATCGCCTTTGGGTCTAATAGTAGGTTATACCCTTGGATATGGACTTGCAGACCTTTCCATGCTCAGAGGTGTAAAAGAAGACTTTAAGGTCTTCAGGAAAATATCAGTTAAAAAAATGAAAGAAATGGCGATTGAATATAAAAATTTTCCTTTATTTAGTTCATGGTCTACACTTGCAAATACGATTTCTCCACAGGTGCCTACCTTCTTGCTCGCATATTTTTACAGCACAAGCGTTGTTGGATATTTTTCACTTGCAAATCAAGTAGTAAATATGCCCATGGGACTTGTTGGAACCGCTATACAACAGGTTTTCTTCCAGAAAATCAGTGAGGTGAAAAATGGGAATTCGAGCGGCGATATGAAAGCTATTGTAAGCGAAGTTTACAAAAAGCTAATTTTAATAGGAATATTCCCTATGATACTCCTGTTAATTCTGGGAGAAGAAATATTTACGTTTGCTTTTGGAAAAAACTGGTATGTAGCAGGCACTTATGTAAAAATCCTTGTGCCATTCATATTCCTTGTTTTCCTTGCCTTGCCTATTTCAACTCTCTACAGTATATTTGAAAAGCAAAAAGTCTGGTTTACTTACAGTACGGCTCTTTTAATCTCAAGGTTCGTAGCACTTGCTATAGGAGGAATTTATGCAAAAAGTGCTGAGTTTTCCCTTTGCTTGTTTAGCTTCACAGGAGTTATATTTGCTCTATGGAATAATGCATATTTGCTTAATCTTGTAGGGATCAGTAAAAGGAAAAGTTTGGAAATTCTAATTAAATATACAGCAATTGGGGCAGTTATCTCAATCCCAGTGATTCTACTAGAAATGCTCTCTGCAAATTTTTATATCATTATACTTACAGCTATTATCATGACCCCTATCTATTATGGGATCGCTCTTCGTGACGATCCTACATTCAAGAAGATATTTTCAGCCTTTCTCGTGAATATAAAAAATAGAACCTGAAAGGGTTTAATTTCCTATTTAGAAAAAAACTTATTGAAAGTTGATCTCTTAAGAATCCCATTTATAGAGAGAAAGTAGAGTTTCAGTCAGGAATAAAAAAGGCTCTTCGTTATTTTGTGTGGATATCTTCATAATATTCTTATAAAAACCAATGAGGTCCTGAATTGAGAATCATCTTATCCATACATAATGGCAAAGAGCCAAAAAAGGAAAGACCACTAAAAAACAATGAAAAAATAATTTCGGGATTTTCCCGACTTTTATATTTTTAAAATTTCGGTTTTTGTCAGTAAGTTTCGTTGTGAGTAATTTTATACAGGGTTTTTGCGATTGAATATTTTTTGCTCTCTAGAGTCACACTATAATAGGGAATTAGCTCAGGAGAAAAGCCCATAATGAAATCCGCAAACCTAGAAATATTTGCTGCCATTACGTTCATGTACTCGAAATTTCGGGACTTTAGGTCAAGAAACTCGTTATAATACAGAAGAGCGTTAGGACCCAAACGGCCAAAATCCGGGTTCAGGGCTGAGGTCCAGGTTACAGTGCACTTCTTTCCATATAGGTTTAAGTGAGCTGCAATAGCTTCGCCCTCAGGAGTCTCTGTGACAAACATATAGCCAATATCTTTTTCCTGAATTAGCTTAAACACTCTTTCGAAGAATCCTCTGGGAAGAGGAGGGGCTAATTTCTGTTTTTCGTAGACCATTGAGAGCAGATGGTAATATGTTTCAGGATCGTTCCAGACCCTGGTTTTAAGTCCTGCCTCATTTGCAGTTTTAAGTTCTCTTCGAATCTTTCTTGAAATGTTATTATCTACATCTTCGTTCAGATTCAAATAATGGGTATAGTGCACAGTGGAGTCCCATCCGTTCCACGTAAAAGGTCTTACATCTTTAAACCCTGGAGCGAACGCAAGGTGAATACTATCAAATCCCTGCTTGCAGAGGAATTCCCTGAGAGGATTAAGAATGTCGTGAACTTCCTGTACCCGTTTACTTGCTTTGGAGCTATTACTCTCTTTTATAAGAGGCCCGCTGTAGCTGGTCATATTACAGGTAGAATTCGCTACTTTCAAAGCTCCTTTGATATTTTTAACAAAAAGAGGACATCCTCCCACAAGCTCGTCTTTTCTGAAACAACCATAAATTTTAAGATCCTTCGATAGGACATCTCTACAAATTCCAAGCCATTCACTGGTATGAAAGAGTGTACCAGGTTGAGCTTTTTCTACGAGCAAATCCCATTCATTATATTCAGATGGCGCTAATTCTCTAACTTCAATTTCGTCCATTTTAAGCCCCGTTCAAATAGATGACTATTATTACTGATGAGTTATAGGAAAATACAAGGGTGATTTAAATAGATGACTATTAGTATCCTGATGAGTTATATTATCCTGATGAGTTATAGGAAAACATAAGACTGATTTCAAGCCCTCATTTTTTGGCCTCAATTTCTAATTTGCAGACTTCGTTAACCTTTTTCGCAACGCTATACCAGCTGTAATTTTCAATAACATAACTTAAACCTTTTGAACCCAATTTCATTCTTAAATCGGGATTTTCAAGTAACTTTAAGA harbors:
- a CDS encoding lipopolysaccharide biosynthesis protein, whose product is MSNFIGNVLKLVSGSVAAQILGILLVPIVTRIYSPDDMGVFQLFVAVSGILVIFSTFSYQFAIMLPKSEEDSANVFFLSSILVTFISILIAVAVIIFPEDIEHIIEYIFHTKGSSKYLIYLPAIVFFNGLFFVQNYWLSRKLRFGVIAGSRVLNALSAKVLQLIPFWTASPLGLIVGYTLGYGLADLSMLRGVKEDFKVFRKISVKKMKEMAIEYKNFPLFSSWSTLANTISPQVPTFLLAYFYSTSVVGYFSLANQVVNMPMGLVGTAIQQVFFQKISEVKNGNSSGDMKAIVSEVYKKLILIGIFPMILLLILGEEIFTFAFGKNWYVAGTYVKILVPFIFLVFLALPISTLYSIFEKQKVWFTYSTALLISRFVALAIGGIYAKSAEFSLCLFSFTGVIFALWNNAYLLNLVGISKRKSLEILIKYTAIGAVISIPVILLEMLSANFYIIILTAIIMTPIYYGIALRDDPTFKKIFSAFLVNIKNRT
- a CDS encoding GNAT family N-acetyltransferase, with amino-acid sequence MDEIEVRELAPSEYNEWDLLVEKAQPGTLFHTSEWLGICRDVLSKDLKIYGCFRKDELVGGCPLFVKNIKGALKVANSTCNMTSYSGPLIKESNSSKASKRVQEVHDILNPLREFLCKQGFDSIHLAFAPGFKDVRPFTWNGWDSTVHYTHYLNLNEDVDNNISRKIRRELKTANEAGLKTRVWNDPETYYHLLSMVYEKQKLAPPLPRGFFERVFKLIQEKDIGYMFVTETPEGEAIAAHLNLYGKKCTVTWTSALNPDFGRLGPNALLYYNEFLDLKSRNFEYMNVMAANISRFADFIMGFSPELIPYYSVTLESKKYSIAKTLYKITHNETY